The DNA sequence TGGGCTATGCCGGTCCCAGACGGGAATGCCTTGAAGGCCGCTCACTGTGCTATCCTTGCGAAAAGTTCTTGCCGCAAAGGATAACGTAAGCAGGGAGCATCAGTGAGCATTCCCTAAGTTATCACATACGATCTGGCGCTGTCAGTAGCATGTTGTCGTGGTGCAGAAATATCGCTTGCGGATATTGACTGGATCGATACAAGAGGCATACGAGGCAGCCATCCAATTGATCTGCGAGTTTGCGGGCTGTGAAGTTGTTGTGCTGAAGGTACAGCCAAATCATGTTGATCTTGTGTCAATGATTCCTTCCAAATTCGGGATAAGCCAGGTTTTTAAGTGATTGAAGGGGCAAACGTCGATACGGCTGATTCACCAGTTTCAGCATTTGAAAAAAAACGTATAGGGGGAACCACTTCTGGTCAAAAGGATACTGCGTGGATACGGTGGGACTTGACGCGGACATGATACGTAAGTATGCTCGGCACAAAGAGGAAAAAAACCAGTTGGAATAAATGCAATTATTTTAATGGGTAGCAGGGTGGTGGCACAACTTTTCTGCCTGGCCCCTCAGGGGGTAGGGCATGTGCCCTTCAGTGGTGAACTTAATAAAAGTCACATCCTTAAGGGTACGAATTTTTACATCTGAAGGGAGGAAATACAAAGATGTTGACAAAGGCTTTCATACCATACAAGGGATATTACAGCTCCCCTTTTGCCAGATGGCAGGGTTCATTGTCCAATGAGCATCCGATTGTTTTGGCAGCTGAAACGGCCAAGAGATGGCTCATTAAAAAAGGCTGGGACCCCAAGATGTTTGATTATCTAGTTTTGGGGTATACAATTCCTCAAATTCACGGATTCTACGGTAGCCCGTGGGCAGCTGCGCTCATCGGTGCCTTAGACATCCCGGGTATGGTTATTGCCCAAGCCTGTACCACTTCCACTACAAGTGTCTTTCAAGCGGGTCTTGGCATTGAGAACGGGATTTACGAAAATGTCTGCTGCTTGATGGCTGACCGCAATTCCAACAGTGCGCATCTTGTATGGCCTAATC is a window from the Desulfatiglans anilini DSM 4660 genome containing:
- a CDS encoding transposase, whose translation is MQKYRLRILTGSIQEAYEAAIQLICEFAGCEVVVLKVQPNHVDLVSMIPSKFGISQVFK